In Astatotilapia calliptera chromosome 16, fAstCal1.2, whole genome shotgun sequence, one genomic interval encodes:
- the LOC113007316 gene encoding olfactory receptor 1500-like: MDKELNVTFLTLDWYTEINKYRYIFFFIMFTLYILIICTNSTIVYLIWIHKNLHEPMYIFIAALLLNSVLYSTTIYPKLLIDVLSDKQVTTYSACLFQFFMFYTLGGSEFFLLAAMAYDRYVAICKPLQYHIIMRKTTVSISLIIAWLVPACHIAVLAIASAEAQLCDSNIKGIFCNNAVYTLQCQRSRLIIIFGVIALLDLVILPMLFIVFTYTTIFIVSCQSCKEIRKKAAETCLPHLLVLISACLFFVYDVSIARVEADFPKTARIIMTLQIVLYHPLFNPFVYGLKMKEISKHLKGLLCQGKKTSCIKTGS; the protein is encoded by the coding sequence ATGGATAAAGAGTTAAATGTTACCTTTCTAACTCTGGACTGGTACACGGAAATTAACAAGTAcagatatattttcttttttattatgtttacaCTATATATTCTAATAATCTGCACTAATTCTACTATTGTGTATTTAATCTGGATTCATAAAAACCTCCATGAGCCTATGTACATTTTCATTGCTGCTTTGCTACTTAACTCTGTTCTTTACAGCACAACTATTTACCCAAAACTTTTGATTGACGTTTTATCTGATAAACAAGTCACAACATATTCAGCCTGtctctttcagttttttatgttttacactCTAGGTGGTTCAGAATTTTTTCTCCTGGCTGCCATGGCCTATGACAGATATGTGGCTATATGTAAACCTCTACAATATCATATTATCATGAGAAAAACCACTGTGAGTATTTCCCTGATCATAGCTTGGCTTGTACCTGCTTGTCATATTGCTGTCCTAGCAATAGCGAGTGCTGAAGCTCAACTGTGTGACTCTAATATAAAAggaatattttgtaataatgcAGTTTACACTCTTCAGTGTCAAAGATCAAGATTAATTATCATCTTTGGTGTGATTGCATTACTAGATCTTGTAATACTTCCTATGCTCTTCATAGTTTTCACATACACAACAATTTTCATTGTTTCTTGTCAAAGTTGTAAAGAAATTAGGAAGAAAGCTGCAGAGACTTGTTTACCCCATCTCTTAGTTTTAATTagtgcctgtttgttttttgtgtatgaTGTAAGCATAGCTCGGGTGGAAGCAGATTTTCCAAAAACTGCACGCATAATAATGACATTACAAATAGTGCTCTATCACCCTTTGTTTAATCCATTTgtatatgggctcaaaatgaaGGAAATTTCAAAACACCTAAAAGGGCTGCTTTGTCAGGGCAAAAAAACTTCTTGTATTAAAACTGGATCTTAA